One window of Streptomyces sp. NBC_00273 genomic DNA carries:
- the nsdA gene encoding transcriptional repressor NsdA translates to MSGNGASGTIEDAAARNEQLTSWFVRSGWSKGELARQVNRRARQMGAHHISTDTSRVRRWLDGEQPREPVPRILSELFSERFGSVVAIEQLGLRTAHQTPSVSGVDLPWAGPQTVELLGEFSRSDLMLARRGFLGTSLALSAGPALIEPMQRWLVPVPAADRGPRGAGPTGALGGHRPPRLSEPELDLLDATTVMFRQWDAQCGGGLRRKAVVGQLHEVTDLLQENHPAPVMKRLFKVAAELAELAGWMSYDIGLHPTAQKYFVLALHAAKEGGDKPLGSYILSNMSRQMIHLGRPEDALELIHLAQYGSRDCAGPRTQAMLYAMEARAYANMGQPSRCKRAVRMAEDTFSDVGFAGEPEPDWIRFFSEAELNGENSHSYRDLAYVAGRSPMYASLAEPVMERAVELFEKDEEHQRSYALNLIGMATVHLLQREPEQAAALVGRALDVAGKVRSERVNTRLRKTVDTAAREYGDVAEVVRLTDHLASRLPEAAEAV, encoded by the coding sequence GTGAGCGGCAACGGCGCAAGCGGAACGATCGAGGATGCTGCTGCGCGCAACGAGCAGCTGACCTCGTGGTTCGTCCGCAGCGGCTGGTCCAAGGGTGAACTCGCCCGGCAAGTCAACCGCCGGGCGCGCCAGATGGGTGCCCACCACATCAGCACGGACACCTCCCGGGTGCGTCGCTGGCTCGACGGTGAACAGCCCCGCGAACCCGTCCCGCGCATCCTGTCCGAGCTGTTCTCCGAGCGCTTCGGCTCCGTCGTCGCCATCGAGCAGCTCGGCCTGCGCACCGCCCACCAGACCCCCTCCGTCTCCGGGGTCGACCTGCCCTGGGCCGGCCCGCAGACCGTCGAACTGCTCGGCGAGTTCTCCCGCAGCGACCTGATGCTGGCGCGCCGCGGCTTCCTCGGGACCTCGCTCGCCCTCTCCGCCGGCCCCGCCCTCATCGAGCCCATGCAGCGCTGGCTCGTCCCGGTACCGGCCGCCGACCGGGGACCGCGCGGGGCGGGGCCGACGGGGGCCCTCGGCGGCCACCGCCCGCCCCGGCTCTCCGAACCGGAACTCGACCTCCTCGACGCCACCACCGTCATGTTCCGCCAGTGGGACGCCCAGTGCGGCGGGGGACTGCGCCGCAAGGCCGTCGTGGGCCAGCTCCACGAGGTCACCGACCTGCTCCAGGAGAACCACCCGGCGCCGGTCATGAAGCGGCTCTTCAAGGTCGCCGCCGAACTGGCCGAACTGGCCGGCTGGATGAGCTACGACATCGGCCTGCACCCCACCGCGCAGAAGTACTTCGTGCTCGCGCTGCACGCCGCCAAGGAGGGCGGCGACAAGCCGCTCGGCTCGTACATCCTCTCCAACATGAGCCGCCAGATGATCCACCTGGGCCGCCCCGAAGACGCCCTGGAACTCATCCACCTCGCGCAGTACGGCAGCCGCGACTGCGCCGGCCCGCGCACCCAGGCCATGCTGTATGCGATGGAGGCCCGCGCGTACGCCAACATGGGCCAGCCCAGCCGGTGCAAGCGGGCCGTGCGGATGGCCGAGGACACCTTCTCCGACGTCGGCTTCGCGGGCGAGCCCGAACCCGACTGGATCCGCTTCTTCTCCGAGGCCGAGCTGAACGGCGAGAACTCCCACTCGTACCGGGACCTGGCCTACGTGGCCGGGCGCAGCCCCATGTACGCCTCCCTCGCCGAGCCCGTCATGGAACGGGCCGTCGAGCTCTTCGAGAAGGACGAGGAGCACCAGCGCTCCTACGCCCTCAACCTCATCGGCATGGCCACCGTGCACCTGCTCCAGCGTGAGCCCGAGCAGGCCGCGGCCCTCGTCGGCCGCGCCCTCGACGTGGCGGGAAAGGTGCGGTCCGAACGGGTGAACACCCGCCTGCGCAAGACCGTAGACACCGCCGCCCGTGAGTACGGCGACGTCGCCGAGGTGGTCCGGCTCACCGACCACCTCGCTTCCCGGCTCCCCGAAGCCGCGGAGGCCGTCTGA
- a CDS encoding bifunctional DNA primase/polymerase translates to MGFTIGGSRSTKEFRSGTRRRGRTSECTAVAEYTGLWGWDVVPGARAAAPARDCSCGDGACPEPGAHPLAFAPTVPAGATLDEVTEAWSEYPGAAVLLPVGRFFDVIEVSEEAGRRALVRLERMGLPLGPVIVTADGRAQFFVAPGAAAELPQLLYRMGWDDADLDLRALGHGAFVTAPPSDRAGLGHVGWLRPPALDSAGGPPQARLLLGTLAYICHRFRR, encoded by the coding sequence ATGGGCTTCACGATCGGCGGCAGCCGCAGCACCAAGGAGTTCCGCTCCGGCACCCGGCGCCGCGGCCGGACCTCGGAGTGCACGGCGGTGGCGGAGTACACCGGGCTGTGGGGGTGGGACGTGGTCCCCGGCGCCCGCGCCGCAGCCCCCGCCCGCGACTGCTCCTGCGGGGACGGGGCGTGCCCCGAACCCGGGGCGCATCCCCTGGCCTTCGCCCCCACGGTCCCGGCCGGGGCCACCCTGGACGAGGTCACCGAGGCCTGGAGCGAGTACCCGGGCGCCGCCGTACTGCTCCCCGTGGGCCGTTTCTTCGACGTCATCGAGGTCTCCGAGGAGGCCGGGCGGCGCGCGCTGGTGCGGCTGGAGCGGATGGGCCTGCCGCTCGGCCCGGTCATCGTCACCGCCGACGGTCGGGCGCAGTTCTTCGTGGCCCCGGGAGCGGCTGCCGAACTGCCGCAGTTGCTGTACCGGATGGGCTGGGACGACGCCGACCTCGACCTGCGGGCCCTGGGGCACGGCGCGTTCGTGACGGCCCCGCCCTCCGACCGCGCCGGGCTCGGTCACGTCGGCTGGCTGCGGCCGCCCGCGCTCGACTCCGCCGGCGGCCCGCCGCAGGCCAGGCTGCTGCTGGGGACCCTCGCTTACATCTGCCACCGCTTCCGGCGGTAG
- the ftsY gene encoding signal recognition particle-docking protein FtsY — protein sequence MDILILAVVIALVAVGVISGLVVSSRKKKQLPPPAPPSTPTITAPPAEPQVGEDAVETAEEPRRTIEEVGLPEAAAPVEAPVVEPVPAAPAAPEIEVPEPTAGRLVRLRARLARSQNSLGKGLLTLLSREHLDEDTWEEIEETLLVADVGVVPTQELVDRLRERVKVLGTRTPADLRTLLKEELLTLVGTDFDRAVKTESGEDTPGVIMVVGVNGTGKTTTTGKLARVLVADGRSVVLGAADTFRAAAADQLQTWGERVGARTVRGPEGGDPASIAYDAVKEGIAEGADVVLIDTAGRLHTKTGLMDELGKVKRVVEKHGPLDEILLVLDATTGQNGLTQARVFAEVVDITGIVLTKLDGTAKGGIVVAVQRELGVPVKLIGLGEGPDDLAPFEPEAFVDALIGD from the coding sequence ATGGACATCCTCATCCTTGCTGTAGTCATCGCCCTGGTCGCGGTCGGTGTGATCAGCGGGCTCGTGGTCAGCAGCCGCAAGAAGAAGCAGCTGCCGCCGCCGGCACCGCCGAGCACGCCGACCATCACTGCTCCGCCTGCCGAGCCGCAGGTGGGGGAGGACGCCGTAGAGACGGCGGAAGAGCCGCGCCGCACGATCGAGGAGGTCGGACTCCCGGAGGCCGCAGCTCCCGTCGAGGCGCCGGTAGTCGAACCCGTGCCCGCGGCCCCGGCCGCGCCCGAGATCGAGGTGCCCGAGCCCACCGCCGGGCGCCTGGTCCGGCTGCGCGCCCGCCTGGCCCGGTCGCAGAACTCCCTCGGCAAGGGGCTGCTCACGCTGCTCTCCCGGGAGCACCTCGACGAGGACACCTGGGAGGAGATCGAGGAGACCCTCCTCGTCGCCGACGTCGGTGTCGTGCCGACCCAGGAGCTCGTGGACCGGCTCCGCGAGCGGGTCAAGGTGCTCGGCACCCGGACCCCGGCGGACCTGCGCACCCTGCTCAAGGAGGAGCTGCTGACCCTGGTCGGCACCGACTTCGACCGCGCCGTGAAGACGGAGAGCGGCGAGGACACCCCCGGCGTGATCATGGTCGTCGGCGTCAACGGCACCGGCAAGACCACCACCACCGGCAAGCTGGCCCGGGTGCTCGTCGCCGACGGCCGCAGCGTGGTGCTCGGCGCGGCCGACACCTTCCGCGCCGCCGCCGCCGACCAGCTCCAGACCTGGGGCGAGCGCGTCGGCGCCCGTACCGTACGCGGCCCCGAGGGCGGCGACCCGGCCTCGATCGCCTACGACGCGGTCAAGGAGGGCATCGCCGAGGGCGCCGACGTGGTGCTCATCGACACCGCGGGCCGCCTGCACACCAAGACCGGCCTGATGGACGAGCTCGGCAAGGTCAAGCGCGTCGTGGAGAAGCACGGTCCGCTGGACGAGATCCTGCTGGTCCTGGACGCCACCACCGGGCAGAACGGCCTGACCCAGGCCCGTGTCTTCGCCGAGGTCGTGGACATCACCGGCATCGTGCTGACCAAGCTCGACGGCACGGCCAAGGGCGGCATCGTCGTCGCCGTCCAGCGCGAACTGGGCGTACCGGTGAAGCTCATCGGCCTCGGTGAGGGTCCGGACGACCTGGCGCCCTTCGAGCCGGAGGCGTTCGTGGACGCCCTGATCGGCGACTGA
- a CDS encoding cytosine permease, translating into MPAEPADGAAETAIETRGLEPVPDSERSGRVRELVPTWVAANISVLLLTMGAGLVIFNKLNIWQVLVVAVAAPVVSYGIVGLISIAGKRGGAPGMALSRAVFGQRGNLFPGALIWVARWGWETINAVSGAYAVLTVLDLLFGVRSSTPLIVVTLLFFVGCTFVVSGLGINALRVCSTWSTYLFGAFSVLVLGYLVFTTDWSAVFDKPAGSSAMMIAGIGTIAAGGISWVPSGPDFTRYLPRTASSKGMVGATIGGAGVVVLPMVLMGAVMAVGTPDLATAQDPVSFIGELLPTWIAVPYLLIALVGMLLINSMSMYSAGFTAQTLGIKVPRAAAVSVNAVISLVFGFLLMVVATSFFGSFISFLTLLAVAFSAWIGVFGVDMLHRTTYDGPALLDTTRTSAYWYKGGFAWQAMTAWALALVVGLLFTKVDWFAGPLASTWIGENGLGWAAGILTSAVLYAVLPRTARVEPVEPAAAGEREPAGSLSN; encoded by the coding sequence ATGCCTGCCGAGCCCGCCGACGGCGCAGCCGAAACCGCGATCGAGACCCGCGGCCTGGAACCCGTCCCGGACAGCGAGCGCAGCGGCCGGGTCCGCGAGCTCGTACCCACCTGGGTCGCCGCCAACATCAGCGTGCTGCTGCTGACCATGGGTGCGGGGCTGGTGATCTTCAACAAGCTCAACATCTGGCAGGTGCTCGTCGTCGCGGTCGCCGCGCCGGTCGTCTCGTACGGGATCGTCGGCCTGATATCCATCGCGGGCAAGCGCGGCGGCGCCCCCGGCATGGCCCTGTCGCGGGCGGTGTTCGGGCAGCGCGGCAACCTCTTCCCGGGCGCCCTGATCTGGGTGGCCCGCTGGGGCTGGGAGACCATCAACGCGGTCAGCGGCGCCTACGCCGTACTGACCGTGCTCGACCTGCTGTTCGGGGTCCGCAGCAGCACCCCGCTCATCGTCGTCACCCTGCTGTTCTTCGTGGGCTGCACCTTCGTGGTCTCGGGCCTCGGCATCAACGCCCTGCGCGTCTGCTCCACGTGGTCGACGTACCTCTTCGGCGCGTTCAGCGTGCTCGTCCTCGGGTACCTGGTCTTCACCACCGACTGGTCCGCCGTCTTCGACAAGCCGGCCGGCTCCAGCGCGATGATGATCGCGGGCATCGGTACGATCGCGGCCGGCGGCATCAGCTGGGTGCCCTCGGGACCCGACTTCACCCGCTACCTGCCGCGCACCGCCTCCTCCAAGGGCATGGTCGGCGCGACGATCGGCGGCGCCGGCGTGGTCGTGCTCCCGATGGTCCTGATGGGCGCGGTGATGGCCGTCGGCACCCCGGACCTGGCCACGGCCCAGGACCCGGTGTCCTTCATCGGCGAGCTGCTCCCGACCTGGATCGCGGTCCCGTACCTGCTCATCGCACTCGTCGGCATGCTGCTGATCAACTCGATGTCGATGTACTCGGCCGGGTTCACCGCCCAGACCCTGGGCATCAAGGTCCCGCGGGCCGCGGCCGTCAGCGTCAACGCGGTCATCAGCCTGGTCTTCGGGTTCCTGCTGATGGTGGTCGCCACCAGCTTCTTCGGCTCGTTCATCTCCTTCCTGACCCTGCTGGCCGTGGCGTTCTCCGCGTGGATCGGCGTCTTCGGCGTGGACATGCTGCACCGCACGACCTACGACGGCCCCGCGCTGCTGGACACCACGCGGACCAGCGCCTACTGGTACAAGGGCGGCTTCGCCTGGCAGGCGATGACCGCCTGGGCCCTCGCCCTCGTCGTGGGCCTGCTGTTCACCAAGGTGGACTGGTTCGCCGGACCGCTCGCCTCCACCTGGATCGGAGAGAACGGCCTGGGCTGGGCGGCGGGCATCCTCACCTCGGCCGTGCTGTACGCCGTGCTGCCGCGCACGGCGCGGGTGGAGCCGGTGGAGCCGGCCGCGGCCGGTGAGCGCGAGCCCGCCGGATCCCTGTCCAACTGA
- a CDS encoding LLM class flavin-dependent oxidoreductase has product MPITVARFNLVDPNGTPESLSARYKAALEMARYADDRGIDTVQTEEHHGTDNNWLPSPFAFAGAVFGATRRIAVTVSAIIGPLYDPLKVAEDIAVLDLLSGGRLVTVAGIGYRPEEYEQHGVEWGRRGRLQDELLETLLKAWTGEPFEFRGRTVRVTPTPFTRPHPLLLVGGSSEAAARRAARLGLPFFPSAHLPELEAYYTARLAEYGTEGFCMMPAAETPLLHVAEDPDRVWAEHGERFLHEAGTYASWQSKDIRSAVRSTARSVAELRAEGVYRILTPDEAVAYGRAAGEAGNLVLHPLCGGMPLDEGWRSLHLLCEQVLPRLKD; this is encoded by the coding sequence ATGCCCATCACCGTGGCCCGGTTCAATCTCGTCGACCCGAACGGCACCCCCGAGTCCCTCTCCGCCCGCTACAAGGCGGCGCTGGAGATGGCCCGGTACGCGGACGACCGCGGGATCGACACCGTCCAGACCGAGGAGCACCACGGCACCGACAACAACTGGCTGCCCTCCCCCTTCGCCTTCGCGGGCGCGGTCTTCGGCGCGACCCGCCGGATCGCGGTCACCGTCTCGGCGATCATCGGCCCGCTGTACGACCCGCTGAAGGTCGCCGAAGACATCGCCGTCCTCGACCTCCTGAGCGGCGGCCGCCTGGTGACGGTCGCGGGGATCGGCTACCGGCCCGAGGAGTACGAGCAGCACGGCGTGGAGTGGGGCCGGCGCGGCAGGCTCCAGGACGAACTGCTGGAGACCCTGCTGAAGGCGTGGACCGGCGAGCCCTTCGAGTTCCGCGGCCGCACGGTACGGGTCACCCCGACGCCGTTCACCCGGCCCCACCCGCTGCTGCTGGTCGGCGGCAGCTCCGAGGCCGCGGCCCGCCGCGCCGCCCGGCTGGGGCTGCCCTTCTTCCCCAGCGCGCACCTGCCGGAGCTGGAGGCGTACTACACCGCACGGCTGGCGGAGTACGGCACGGAGGGCTTCTGCATGATGCCGGCGGCCGAGACCCCGCTGCTGCACGTCGCGGAGGACCCCGACCGGGTCTGGGCCGAGCACGGCGAGCGCTTCCTGCACGAGGCGGGCACGTACGCGTCCTGGCAGTCCAAGGACATCCGCAGCGCCGTACGGTCGACCGCGCGCTCGGTGGCGGAGCTCCGCGCGGAGGGCGTGTACCGCATCCTCACCCCGGACGAGGCGGTCGCGTACGGCCGGGCCGCGGGCGAGGCGGGGAACCTGGTCCTGCACCCGCTGTGCGGCGGGATGCCGCTGGACGAGGGCTGGCGGAGCCTGCACCTGCTCTGCGAACAGGTACTGCCCCGGCTCAAGGACTGA
- a CDS encoding sugar porter family MFS transporter has protein sequence MTSSTSRASAPGGGSSPHPEHLGHVIFIAAAAAMGGFLFGYDSSVINGAVVAIRERFDVGSAALAQVIAAALIGCAFGAATAGRIADRIGRIRCMQIAALLFTASALGSALPFALWDLAMWRVIGGIGIGMASVIGPAYIAEVSPAAYRGRLASFQQAAIVIGIAVSQLVNWAILNLADGDQRGNIAGLEAWQWMLGVMVVPAALYGLMSFVIPESPRFLISVGRNDEARKVLTEVEGSKIDLDERVAEIEHAMRSEHKSTFKDLLGGRFGFLPIVWVGIGLSLFQQLVGINVIFYYSSSLWQSVGIDPSASFLYSFETSVVNIIGTVIAMIFVDRIGRKPLALIGSVGMSISLGLAAWAFSFKSGVGDDISLPHAQGIVALIAANCFVLFFALSWGVVVWVLLGEMFPGRIRAAALGVAAAAQWIANWVITVSFPTLSDWNLSGAYMIYTGFALLSIPFILKWVPETKGKALEEMG, from the coding sequence TTGACCAGCAGCACATCGCGGGCCTCGGCACCGGGCGGCGGATCCTCGCCGCACCCCGAGCACCTCGGCCACGTCATCTTCATCGCCGCGGCCGCGGCGATGGGCGGCTTCCTCTTCGGGTACGACAGTTCCGTCATCAACGGCGCCGTCGTCGCCATCCGCGAACGGTTCGACGTCGGGTCCGCGGCGCTCGCCCAGGTGATCGCCGCCGCGTTGATCGGCTGCGCGTTCGGCGCCGCCACCGCGGGCCGCATCGCTGACCGGATCGGCCGAATCCGCTGCATGCAGATCGCCGCCCTCCTCTTCACCGCGAGCGCCCTCGGTTCGGCCCTTCCGTTCGCGCTGTGGGACCTCGCCATGTGGCGCGTCATCGGCGGCATCGGCATCGGCATGGCCTCCGTCATCGGCCCCGCCTACATCGCCGAGGTGTCCCCGGCCGCCTACCGAGGCCGCCTCGCCTCCTTCCAGCAGGCCGCCATCGTCATCGGCATCGCCGTCTCCCAGCTCGTGAACTGGGCCATCCTGAACCTCGCCGACGGGGACCAGCGCGGCAACATCGCGGGCCTGGAGGCCTGGCAGTGGATGCTGGGCGTCATGGTCGTCCCGGCCGCCCTCTACGGGCTGATGTCCTTCGTCATCCCCGAGTCCCCCCGCTTCCTGATCTCCGTCGGCCGCAACGACGAGGCCAGGAAGGTGCTGACCGAGGTCGAGGGTTCGAAGATCGACCTGGACGAACGGGTCGCCGAGATCGAGCACGCGATGCGCTCCGAGCACAAGTCCACCTTCAAGGACCTGCTCGGAGGCCGCTTCGGCTTCCTGCCCATCGTCTGGGTCGGTATCGGCCTCTCGCTCTTCCAGCAGCTGGTCGGCATCAACGTGATCTTCTACTACAGCTCCTCGCTGTGGCAGTCGGTCGGCATCGACCCGAGCGCCTCGTTCCTGTACTCCTTCGAGACCTCGGTCGTGAACATCATCGGCACGGTGATCGCGATGATCTTCGTCGACCGGATCGGCCGCAAGCCGCTCGCCCTCATCGGCTCCGTCGGCATGTCGATCTCGCTGGGCCTGGCCGCCTGGGCCTTCTCCTTCAAGTCCGGGGTCGGCGACGACATCTCCCTGCCGCACGCCCAGGGCATCGTGGCCCTGATCGCCGCCAACTGCTTCGTCCTCTTCTTCGCCCTCTCCTGGGGCGTGGTCGTCTGGGTGCTGCTCGGCGAGATGTTCCCGGGCCGCATCCGGGCCGCGGCCCTCGGCGTGGCCGCCGCCGCCCAGTGGATCGCCAACTGGGTCATCACCGTCAGCTTCCCGACGCTCTCGGACTGGAACCTGTCCGGCGCGTACATGATCTACACCGGCTTCGCCCTGCTCTCGATCCCGTTCATCCTCAAGTGGGTGCCGGAGACCAAGGGCAAGGCGCTGGAGGAGATGGGGTAA